A portion of the Mesobacillus jeotgali genome contains these proteins:
- a CDS encoding YjiH family protein: MIPISYKGEITIPIAVLSGWVQDLLGGTLPAIMTVIIVLTFIGTLLIKTVRPEILNRNHFLKALFDVPAIWLFARLLGAIFAIMALFKLGPEAIWSSNTGGLLLNDLLPILFAVFLFAGLFLPLLLDFGLLELFGTLMTKVMRPIFKLPGRSSIDCLTSWLGDGTIGVLLTSKQYEEGYYTKREAVVIGTTFSVVSITFSLVVISQVHLAHMFVPFYLTVTGAGVIAAIILPRIPPLSTKQDTYFTEQNTDYSEEDIPEGYTPFSWGMAQAVEKAAGNKSIKDFLMAGVRNILDMWMGVAPIVMALGTLALIVAEYTPVFQWLGMPFIPLLGLMQVPEAKAASETLIVGFADMFLPSVIGADIASPMTRFIVAAVSVTQLIYMSEVGGLLLGSKIPVSFWELFIIFLQRTIITLPIIVLVAHMLF; this comes from the coding sequence ATGATACCGATCTCCTACAAAGGAGAAATCACCATCCCAATCGCGGTATTGTCTGGTTGGGTACAGGACTTGCTTGGCGGAACCCTGCCGGCGATCATGACTGTAATCATAGTTTTGACTTTTATCGGTACTCTACTAATAAAAACCGTCAGGCCAGAAATCCTGAATCGCAATCATTTCCTTAAGGCGTTATTCGATGTGCCAGCTATCTGGCTTTTTGCAAGACTGCTTGGCGCTATTTTTGCAATTATGGCCTTATTCAAATTAGGTCCGGAAGCGATTTGGTCATCCAACACCGGAGGATTGCTGCTCAATGACCTTTTGCCAATCCTTTTCGCAGTTTTCCTGTTTGCAGGCTTATTTCTTCCGTTGCTCCTGGACTTCGGTTTGCTCGAATTGTTTGGCACCCTGATGACAAAAGTTATGCGTCCCATTTTCAAATTGCCTGGCCGTTCTTCAATCGACTGCCTGACATCCTGGCTTGGCGATGGCACTATCGGTGTCCTTTTAACTAGCAAGCAATATGAAGAAGGTTATTACACCAAAAGAGAAGCTGTTGTCATTGGCACGACTTTCTCAGTGGTTTCCATCACGTTCAGCCTTGTCGTCATTTCCCAGGTTCATCTGGCTCACATGTTCGTTCCTTTTTATCTGACGGTTACAGGTGCAGGCGTGATCGCTGCCATCATTCTTCCGAGAATCCCGCCACTATCAACGAAGCAGGATACGTACTTCACAGAACAGAACACCGACTATTCGGAAGAAGACATCCCGGAAGGTTATACACCGTTCTCATGGGGAATGGCCCAGGCTGTTGAAAAAGCAGCCGGCAATAAAAGCATAAAAGATTTCTTGATGGCTGGTGTCCGTAATATACTTGATATGTGGATGGGCGTCGCGCCAATCGTCATGGCTCTTGGTACACTTGCTTTAATTGTGGCAGAATATACACCTGTGTTCCAATGGCTTGGTATGCCGTTCATTCCGCTGCTGGGGCTGATGCAGGTTCCTGAGGCTAAGGCTGCATCCGAGACATTGATTGTCGGATTTGCGGACATGTTCCTGCCTTCAGTTATCGGTGCTGATATCGCCAGCCCAATGACAAGATTCATCGTCGCGGCTGTTTCTGTTACCCAGCTGATCTACATGTCAGAAGTAGGCGGATTGCTGCTGGGATCAAAAATTCCGGTTTCCTTCTGGGAATTGTTCATCATCTTCCTTCAGCGTACAATCATTACATTGCCAATCATCGTACTGGTTGCGCATATGTTATTCTAA
- a CDS encoding transporter yields the protein MHNNNFYPYGQNQQFEEDYDIFENDYYHQQDLRTFGGFPGGGPGGFPGQGGGIPGGGFPGQGGGIPGGGFPGGGPGGYPGGGQQAGSPPTTPPPAFVPQEQVTAFAVDPGAIRGCMYRFTYIWLIDGRSFWFYPIFLGRNSVAGWRWSRRRGWVYYGMDLRQIRSFRCS from the coding sequence TTGCATAACAATAACTTCTACCCGTATGGACAAAACCAGCAATTTGAAGAAGACTACGATATTTTTGAAAATGACTATTACCATCAGCAAGACTTGAGAACCTTTGGAGGATTCCCGGGAGGTGGTCCTGGCGGTTTTCCAGGCCAGGGTGGAGGCATTCCTGGCGGTGGATTTCCTGGGCAAGGCGGCGGCATTCCCGGCGGTGGATTTCCGGGTGGCGGACCAGGTGGATACCCTGGTGGGGGCCAGCAGGCAGGAAGCCCGCCAACAACACCGCCGCCAGCTTTCGTGCCGCAAGAGCAGGTGACTGCTTTTGCTGTCGACCCAGGCGCCATTAGAGGGTGTATGTACCGTTTTACGTACATCTGGCTGATCGATGGCAGAAGTTTCTGGTTCTATCCAATCTTCCTGGGACGCAATTCAGTCGCCGGCTGGAGATGGAGCCGCCGTCGCGGATGGGTATACTACGGCATGGATCTGAGACAAATCCGGTCATTCAGGTGCAGCTAG
- the ybaK gene encoding Cys-tRNA(Pro) deacylase — MAKVKTNAMRILDTQKVPYEILTYDSNDGKIDGVSVAGKIGRETAQVYKTLVAVGASKNLYVFVIPVEAELDLKKAAKEAGEKKVEMLPVKDIQKFTGYIRGGCSPIGMKKNYATFLDESGKELETIIVSAGKIGYQIELSPESLLHASVGKYSNLIK, encoded by the coding sequence ATGGCTAAGGTTAAAACGAATGCGATGCGGATTCTCGATACACAGAAGGTGCCGTATGAAATACTTACTTATGACTCAAATGATGGAAAAATTGACGGTGTGTCTGTTGCTGGCAAAATTGGCCGCGAAACAGCACAGGTCTACAAAACGCTTGTTGCAGTGGGGGCAAGCAAGAATTTATATGTCTTCGTCATTCCGGTTGAAGCCGAGCTCGATTTGAAAAAGGCGGCAAAGGAAGCAGGCGAAAAGAAAGTGGAAATGCTCCCGGTCAAGGATATCCAGAAATTCACCGGCTATATCCGCGGCGGATGTTCACCGATTGGTATGAAAAAGAACTATGCTACATTTTTGGATGAAAGTGGAAAGGAACTGGAGACCATCATAGTTAGTGCCGGTAAAATCGGCTATCAGATTGAACTGTCACCCGAGAGTTTACTTCATGCTTCAGTTGGAAAATATAGCAATTTGATAAAATAG
- a CDS encoding PRK06851 family protein: MAGKILNYFAGGNTARGFYSLYDSSLQGLSRLFILKGGPGTGKSSLMKTIGNEWQKKGYDIQFLHCSSDNKSIDGVLIPDLNAGIVDGTAPHVIEPKAPGAVEEYVNLGEAWDSGKLQEHKETILELSEKISSAFNTAYSLFADALRIHDEWEKIYIENMDFEKANDLTNRLIEKLFGDSRSAAGKGRVHDRFLGAATPAGAVDFVPNLTETVGKRYFIKGRPGSGKSTMLKKLAAEAHSRGYDVEVYHCGFDPHSLDMVIVRELDFAIFDSTAPHEYFPERETDEIIDMYSELINPGTDEKYETEIKDVGGRYKAKMNEAIASLAHAKELRDQLEAIYIKAMDFAKVDEITGLIKKEFESLSAN, encoded by the coding sequence ATGGCAGGAAAAATCCTCAACTATTTTGCCGGAGGCAACACGGCCCGCGGTTTTTACAGCTTGTATGATTCAAGCTTGCAAGGCTTGTCACGTTTATTCATCTTAAAAGGCGGTCCCGGAACAGGAAAATCATCGCTCATGAAAACAATAGGCAATGAATGGCAGAAAAAAGGCTATGATATTCAATTCCTGCACTGCTCGTCCGATAACAAATCAATTGATGGTGTATTAATCCCAGACTTGAATGCCGGTATTGTGGACGGCACGGCACCGCATGTCATTGAACCAAAGGCACCGGGGGCAGTGGAGGAGTATGTCAACCTTGGCGAAGCATGGGACTCAGGGAAGCTTCAGGAGCATAAGGAAACAATACTTGAGCTGAGTGAAAAAATCAGCAGTGCTTTCAATACGGCATACAGCCTTTTTGCTGATGCATTGAGGATTCATGATGAATGGGAAAAAATCTATATTGAAAATATGGATTTTGAAAAAGCGAATGATCTGACAAACAGATTGATCGAGAAGCTTTTTGGCGACAGCAGGTCAGCAGCTGGAAAAGGGCGGGTGCATGACAGGTTCCTTGGTGCCGCCACACCGGCTGGAGCGGTTGATTTTGTGCCCAACCTGACAGAAACAGTGGGTAAAAGATACTTCATCAAAGGCCGTCCTGGATCTGGGAAGTCGACCATGCTAAAAAAATTAGCCGCAGAAGCTCATTCCCGAGGTTATGACGTAGAGGTTTACCATTGCGGTTTTGATCCGCACAGCCTTGATATGGTGATCGTCCGCGAGCTGGATTTCGCCATTTTTGACAGCACTGCACCACATGAATATTTCCCCGAAAGAGAAACCGATGAAATCATCGATATGTATTCAGAATTAATCAATCCGGGTACGGATGAAAAATATGAAACAGAAATCAAGGATGTTGGCGGAAGGTATAAAGCCAAAATGAATGAAGCAATCGCTTCACTGGCCCATGCAAAAGAACTGCGTGATCAATTGGAAGCAATTTATATCAAAGCCATGGATTTTGCAAAGGTTGATGAAATCACAGGCCTGATAAAAAAAGAATTTGAAAGCCTTAGTGCCAATTAG